From the Streptomyces pluripotens genome, one window contains:
- a CDS encoding nucleotidyltransferase domain-containing protein produces MIDDLDLTPVVAQQPHPLLFATVSGAHLYGFPSQDSDVDLRGVHLLPAADLVGLREPEETRSRAWVRYGVELDLVTHDLRKFVRLMLRRNGYVLEQLLSPLVVHTGDAHRELAALAPGVLTSHHAHHYRGFAVTQWRLYEKTRELKPLLYTFRVLLTGIHLMRSGEVQAHLPTLLGLVDGPGYLPELVAAKAEREHGTAEIDPVRVEADVERLHAVLDEAQGASALPDAPSAYDALHDLVVRLRLTG; encoded by the coding sequence GTGATCGACGACCTCGACCTGACCCCTGTGGTCGCGCAACAGCCCCACCCGCTGCTGTTCGCGACCGTCTCCGGAGCCCACCTCTACGGCTTCCCCTCGCAGGACTCGGACGTGGACCTGCGAGGCGTCCATCTGCTGCCCGCGGCCGACCTCGTCGGGCTGCGCGAGCCGGAAGAAACCCGGTCGCGGGCCTGGGTGCGGTACGGCGTGGAACTGGACCTCGTCACGCACGACCTGCGCAAGTTCGTCCGGTTGATGCTCCGCCGCAACGGATACGTACTGGAGCAGTTGCTCTCACCGCTCGTCGTGCACACCGGTGACGCGCACCGGGAGCTGGCCGCCCTGGCCCCCGGCGTCCTCACCAGCCACCACGCCCACCACTACCGGGGATTCGCGGTGACGCAGTGGCGGCTGTACGAGAAGACGCGTGAACTCAAGCCGCTGCTCTACACATTCCGGGTGCTGCTCACCGGAATCCACCTGATGCGCAGCGGTGAGGTCCAGGCGCATCTGCCCACGCTGCTCGGCCTGGTGGACGGGCCCGGGTACCTACCCGAGTTGGTGGCCGCCAAGGCGGAGCGCGAACACGGCACCGCCGAGATCGACCCCGTACGTGTGGAGGCCGACGTGGAGCGTCTGCACGCCGTGCTCGACGAGGCGCAGGGCGCTTCAGCCCTGCCCGATGCACCCAGCGCCTACGACGCCCTGCACGACCTGGTGGTCAGGCTCCGTCTGACGGGCTGA
- the ald gene encoding alanine dehydrogenase, with amino-acid sequence MIDVKVGIPREVKNNEFRVAITPAGVHELVRNGHQVVIERGAGLGSSITDAEYVAAGAGILETADEVWASADLLLKVKEPIAEEYHRLRKDQTLFTYLHLAASKECTDALLESGTTAIAYETVELPSRALPLLAPMSEVAGRLAPQVGAYHLMRAAGGRGVLPGGVPGVTPAKCVVIGGGVSGWNATQIAVGMGFDVTLLDRDINKLREADKIFGTKVKAIMSNSFELEKAVLDADLVIGAVLIPGAKAPKLVTNELVSRMKPGSVLVDIAIDQGGCFEDSRPTTHAEPTFQVHNSVFYCVANMPGAVPNTSTNALTNATLPYIVSLANNGWVEALRRDPALAKGLNTHDGKVVYREVAEAHGLDHLELDSLLG; translated from the coding sequence GTGATCGACGTGAAGGTCGGCATCCCCCGCGAGGTCAAGAACAACGAGTTCCGGGTGGCCATCACCCCCGCCGGTGTGCACGAGCTGGTGCGCAACGGCCACCAGGTCGTCATCGAGCGGGGTGCTGGCCTCGGCTCCTCGATCACGGACGCCGAGTACGTGGCTGCCGGCGCCGGGATCCTAGAGACGGCGGACGAGGTCTGGGCCTCCGCCGACCTGCTGCTGAAGGTCAAGGAGCCCATCGCGGAGGAGTACCACCGCCTCCGCAAGGACCAGACCCTCTTCACCTACCTGCACCTGGCCGCCTCCAAGGAGTGCACGGACGCGCTGCTGGAGTCCGGCACCACGGCCATCGCCTACGAGACCGTCGAGCTGCCCAGCCGTGCGCTGCCGCTGCTCGCCCCGATGTCCGAGGTCGCGGGTCGTCTGGCTCCGCAGGTCGGCGCCTACCACCTGATGCGCGCGGCAGGCGGTCGCGGTGTGCTGCCGGGCGGTGTCCCGGGTGTGACCCCGGCCAAGTGCGTCGTCATCGGCGGCGGTGTGTCCGGATGGAACGCCACCCAGATCGCCGTCGGCATGGGCTTCGACGTGACCCTGCTGGACCGGGACATCAACAAGCTCCGCGAAGCCGACAAGATCTTCGGTACGAAGGTCAAGGCGATCATGTCCAACTCCTTCGAGCTGGAGAAGGCCGTCCTCGATGCCGACCTCGTCATCGGTGCCGTCCTCATCCCGGGTGCCAAGGCCCCGAAGCTGGTCACCAATGAGCTGGTGTCCCGCATGAAGCCCGGAAGTGTCCTTGTCGATATCGCGATCGACCAGGGCGGCTGCTTCGAGGACTCCCGCCCCACCACGCACGCCGAGCCGACCTTCCAGGTCCACAACTCGGTCTTCTACTGCGTGGCCAACATGCCCGGCGCGGTGCCCAACACCTCCACCAACGCGCTCACCAACGCGACCCTGCCGTACATCGTCTCGTTGGCCAACAATGGCTGGGTGGAGGCGCTGCGCCGTGACCCCGCTCTCGCCAAGGGGCTCAACACTCATGACGGCAAGGTCGTTTACCGGGAGGTCGCCGAGGCCCACGGTCTGGACCACCTTGAGCTGGACTCGCTGCTCGGCTGA
- a CDS encoding nucleotidyltransferase domain-containing protein: MQQPEAPVNPAHLVRDHTIYSCVMGSRAFGLATDSSDTDRRGVFLAPTVLFWRFEKPPAHVEGPGEEQFSWELERFCELALRSNPNILECLHSPLVERVDDTGRELLSLRSAFLSQQVYGTFTRYALSQRRKLDAAIRSTGVPRWKHAMHVLRLLVSARDLLRTGELRIDVGDRRERLLAVKRGEVPWAEAEAWMVRLAAGAEQALRSTPLPPQPDHARVADFLFRVRQASARQTEPDHQVVQGVVGAGCIGQG, from the coding sequence ATGCAGCAGCCCGAGGCCCCCGTGAACCCTGCGCACCTGGTACGCGACCACACGATCTACTCCTGCGTCATGGGTTCCCGGGCCTTCGGCCTGGCCACGGACAGCAGTGACACCGACCGGCGGGGGGTATTCCTCGCCCCCACAGTCCTGTTCTGGCGGTTCGAGAAACCGCCGGCACATGTGGAGGGGCCGGGCGAGGAACAGTTCTCCTGGGAGCTGGAGCGGTTCTGCGAGCTGGCCCTGCGCAGCAACCCGAACATCCTGGAGTGCCTGCACTCCCCGCTGGTGGAGCGTGTGGACGACACCGGCCGCGAACTGCTCTCCCTGCGCAGTGCCTTCCTGTCCCAGCAGGTCTACGGCACCTTCACCCGCTACGCCCTCAGCCAGCGCCGCAAGCTGGACGCTGCCATCCGTTCGACCGGCGTTCCGCGTTGGAAGCACGCGATGCATGTGCTGCGCCTCCTGGTGAGCGCCCGCGACCTGCTGCGCACCGGCGAACTGCGGATCGACGTGGGCGACCGGCGTGAGCGGTTGCTGGCGGTGAAACGGGGCGAGGTACCGTGGGCGGAGGCCGAGGCCTGGATGGTCCGACTGGCCGCCGGGGCCGAGCAGGCTCTGCGGAGCACCCCGCTGCCGCCGCAGCCGGACCACGCCCGCGTGGCCGACTTCCTGTTCCGGGTGCGGCAGGCCTCAGCCCGTCAGACGGAGCCTGACCACCAGGTCGTGCAGGGCGTCGTAGGCGCTGGGTGCATCGGGCAGGGCTGA
- the aroH gene encoding chorismate mutase translates to MAVRAVRGAVQLEQDEAGHMDEQVGALLTAMMERNRLTTDDLISIWFTATPDLHSDFPAAAARKLGIVDVPLICAQELDIEGAMPRVVRVLAHIESDRPRADITHVYLGAAATLRKDIAQ, encoded by the coding sequence GTGGCGGTACGAGCGGTCCGAGGGGCCGTCCAACTGGAGCAGGACGAGGCCGGGCACATGGACGAACAGGTCGGGGCCCTGCTCACCGCCATGATGGAACGGAACCGGCTGACCACCGATGATCTGATCAGCATCTGGTTCACCGCTACCCCCGACCTGCACAGTGACTTCCCGGCCGCCGCCGCCCGCAAGCTCGGCATCGTTGACGTACCCCTGATCTGCGCCCAGGAACTGGACATCGAGGGCGCGATGCCCCGGGTCGTGCGGGTCCTCGCGCACATCGAGTCGGACCGACCCCGCGCCGACATCACCCATGTCTACCTCGGTGCTGCGGCCACCCTGCGCAAGGACATCGC
- a CDS encoding ParA family protein — protein MPARGQGPAGFEAVGSVAVRTFAAHQSSGPQTDRTAHQSMDGHHVNAMAGDGSGAPHNHFADYDELPDGHFYDPDAEYEPDPEYAATLAPDAARQRRERIGPTGRPLPYFPIPGPLTDHGPAKIIAMCNQKGGVGKTTSTINLGAALAEYGRRVLLVDFDPQGALSVGLGVNPMELDLTVYNLLMERGMSADEVLLKTAVPNMDLLPSNIDLSAAEVQLVSEVARESTLQRALKPLMPDYDYIVIDCQPSLGLLTVNALTAAHKVIVPLECEFFALRGVALLTETIEKVQERLNPELELDGILATMYDSRTVHSREVLARVVEAFDDHVYHTVIGRTVRFPETTVAGEPITTYASNSVGAAAYRQLAREVLARCHAE, from the coding sequence ATGCCCGCACGGGGCCAGGGCCCCGCGGGATTCGAGGCTGTCGGCTCCGTCGCTGTGCGCACCTTCGCAGCCCACCAGAGTTCCGGTCCGCAGACGGACCGGACAGCACACCAGAGCATGGATGGCCATCACGTGAACGCCATGGCCGGCGACGGAAGTGGCGCGCCCCACAACCACTTCGCCGACTACGACGAACTGCCCGACGGGCACTTCTACGACCCCGACGCCGAGTACGAGCCCGACCCGGAGTACGCGGCCACGCTTGCGCCCGACGCAGCGCGTCAGCGCCGCGAGCGCATCGGCCCGACCGGACGTCCGCTGCCCTACTTCCCGATCCCGGGCCCGCTGACCGACCACGGACCCGCGAAGATCATCGCGATGTGCAACCAGAAGGGGGGCGTCGGCAAGACGACGTCGACCATCAATCTGGGTGCCGCGCTCGCGGAGTACGGCCGGCGCGTGCTGCTCGTGGACTTCGACCCGCAGGGCGCGCTGTCGGTGGGTCTCGGTGTCAATCCGATGGAGCTCGACCTCACCGTCTACAACCTGCTTATGGAGCGGGGCATGTCCGCGGACGAGGTCCTGCTGAAGACGGCGGTCCCCAACATGGATCTGCTGCCCAGCAACATCGACCTGTCGGCCGCCGAGGTCCAGTTGGTCTCCGAGGTCGCGCGTGAGTCGACGCTGCAGCGGGCGCTGAAGCCGCTGATGCCCGACTACGACTACATCGTGATCGACTGCCAGCCCTCGCTCGGCCTGCTTACCGTGAACGCGCTGACTGCCGCGCACAAGGTCATCGTGCCGCTGGAGTGCGAGTTCTTCGCCCTGCGCGGTGTGGCCCTGCTGACCGAGACCATCGAGAAGGTCCAGGAGCGGCTCAACCCCGAGCTGGAACTGGACGGCATCCTCGCCACGATGTACGACTCGCGCACCGTGCACAGCCGTGAGGTGCTCGCGCGTGTCGTCGAGGCGTTCGACGACCACGTCTACCACACGGTCATCGGGCGCACGGTTCGCTTCCCGGAGACCACGGTCGCCGGTGAGCCGATCACCACCTACGCCTCCAACTCCGTCGGTGCCGCCGCCTACCGCCAGCTCGCCAGGGAGGTGCTCGCCCGGTGTCACGCCGAGTGA
- a CDS encoding tetratricopeptide repeat protein, which translates to MTDQAVDTGEARLSVHPAAENRFLGRTRELKALRADIERAGLDTLSGRKAPRARVLLIAGRPGSGRTTLAEELVRQVADGYPDGVLRARLSEPDGTPVPVERTARELLTALELPVPAGAAEDDLTAALRAALADRRMLLLLDDAPGAEQVDALLPDAPGCLVVAVSSGPLTGIADVRPCTLGGLDTKSAVELLTRFTGSVRITVDPRSAESLAEACQGHPAALVLAGGWLAARPQAAVSDLAKRLHADTDDGTPLARVLRLAYGRLSGPAARTLRLLSLAPAGLVDPHTASALAGCSVGSARATLDDFVALGLLRPVDSPLPQYEVPGCLHPLLRALAEGQERPAELQLARARMLERTVRLLQSCRAITETDSPQTREKLSAMPHEARFPSPRAAADWLRLRRPALLASARLAVADGELDTLARRLMSQLVRAMAAHVGTQAAAPDLYGVHGLVLDVAERRGLPREKAAALLNLGDLDAQTGRTRDALARYRAALDAGREADDPYATGRAMESVGGAYQELGDYDRAADWFGRALADRLARGEHEQAARLYGRIATAHTYAGHYGAGLRNWRAAVAGYRRIGDVAAHARALSELARVQEYAGRPEESLQTCQEAAEWARRADDVRLQAALQLRLADTLEHLGDPAAARLHRSAAERMLGEEPAEEDTSLEQAADPCEIRSASGED; encoded by the coding sequence GTGACGGATCAGGCGGTGGACACAGGCGAGGCGCGGCTGTCCGTGCACCCGGCCGCGGAGAACCGATTCCTGGGCCGGACGCGGGAGTTGAAGGCCTTGCGCGCCGACATCGAGCGTGCGGGCCTGGACACGCTCTCCGGCCGCAAGGCACCGCGCGCACGTGTCCTGCTCATTGCGGGCCGCCCAGGCTCCGGCCGGACCACGCTCGCCGAGGAGCTCGTACGGCAGGTCGCCGACGGTTACCCGGACGGGGTGCTGCGGGCCCGGCTCAGCGAGCCCGATGGCACCCCCGTCCCGGTGGAGCGCACCGCCCGCGAGCTGCTGACCGCACTGGAGCTGCCGGTCCCGGCCGGCGCCGCCGAGGACGACCTGACCGCGGCGCTGCGCGCCGCCCTCGCCGACCGTCGGATGCTGCTGTTGCTGGACGATGCGCCCGGCGCCGAGCAGGTCGACGCGCTGCTCCCGGACGCCCCGGGCTGCCTGGTGGTGGCCGTCTCCAGCGGACCGCTCACCGGTATCGCCGACGTCCGCCCCTGCACCCTCGGAGGCCTCGACACCAAGTCCGCGGTGGAACTCCTCACCCGCTTCACCGGCTCGGTCCGCATCACCGTCGACCCGCGTTCGGCCGAAAGCCTTGCCGAGGCCTGCCAGGGCCACCCGGCAGCGCTCGTCCTGGCCGGCGGCTGGCTCGCCGCCCGCCCGCAGGCCGCCGTCTCCGACCTCGCCAAACGGCTGCACGCCGACACCGACGACGGCACCCCGCTCGCCCGCGTCCTGCGGCTCGCGTACGGCCGGCTGTCCGGCCCGGCGGCCCGGACCCTGCGGCTGCTCTCCCTCGCCCCGGCCGGTCTGGTCGATCCGCATACCGCCTCGGCCCTCGCCGGCTGCTCGGTCGGCAGCGCCCGCGCCACCCTGGACGACTTCGTCGCCCTCGGTCTGCTGCGCCCGGTGGACTCCCCGCTGCCCCAGTACGAGGTCCCCGGCTGCTTGCACCCGCTGCTGCGTGCGCTGGCCGAGGGCCAGGAGCGGCCCGCGGAGTTGCAGCTGGCCCGGGCCCGGATGCTGGAGCGGACGGTACGGCTGCTGCAGTCGTGCCGGGCGATCACCGAGACGGACAGCCCGCAGACCCGGGAGAAACTGAGCGCGATGCCTCACGAGGCGCGCTTCCCCAGCCCGCGGGCGGCTGCCGACTGGCTACGCCTCAGGCGGCCCGCCCTGCTGGCGTCCGCGCGGCTGGCGGTGGCTGACGGAGAGCTGGACACCCTCGCCCGCAGGCTGATGTCCCAGCTGGTCAGGGCGATGGCGGCGCATGTCGGCACCCAGGCCGCCGCACCCGACCTGTATGGCGTCCACGGGCTCGTCCTCGACGTCGCCGAGCGGCGGGGGCTGCCCCGGGAGAAGGCTGCGGCCCTGCTGAACCTGGGTGATCTGGACGCCCAGACCGGCCGCACCCGGGACGCGCTGGCCCGTTACCGGGCCGCGCTGGACGCCGGGCGGGAGGCGGACGACCCGTATGCGACCGGCCGAGCGATGGAATCCGTAGGCGGCGCTTACCAGGAACTGGGCGACTACGACCGGGCCGCCGACTGGTTCGGCCGCGCCCTTGCCGACCGGCTGGCCCGGGGGGAGCACGAGCAGGCCGCCCGGCTGTACGGCCGGATCGCCACCGCCCACACCTACGCGGGGCACTACGGAGCGGGTCTGCGCAACTGGCGGGCCGCCGTCGCCGGCTACCGCAGGATCGGCGATGTCGCGGCCCACGCGCGGGCGTTGAGTGAACTGGCCCGGGTCCAGGAGTACGCGGGCCGGCCAGAGGAGTCACTGCAGACCTGTCAGGAGGCGGCGGAGTGGGCGCGGCGCGCCGACGACGTCCGGTTGCAGGCCGCGCTCCAGCTGCGGCTGGCCGACACCCTGGAGCATCTCGGTGACCCCGCTGCCGCCCGCCTGCACCGCTCGGCGGCCGAGCGCATGCTGGGTGAGGAGCCGGCGGAGGAGGACACGAGCTTGGAACAAGCCGCTGATCCCTGCGAAATCCGCAGTGCATCCGGTGAAGATTGA
- a CDS encoding segregation and condensation protein A translates to MTSNDAPAPGPGAVRRRALGRGPGAVRAEPAEPDTTPVTPAGAPAGRPVKRSAPVGPHPTSSTLLVASEPGPAPVSVSEPQVAEDPEAQTGAKARAGNQVEPSAGGASPRSEDHTDGVFKVRLANFEGPFDLLLQLISQHKMDVTEVALSRVTDEFMAHIRAMGPDWDLDQTSEFLVVAATLLDLKTARLLPVADVEDEADLALLEARDLLFARLLQYRAYKQIADIFSERLAEESRRHPRTVGLEPEHAELLPEVVISIGPEGFARLAVKAMQPKPKPQVYVDHIHAPLVSVREQAGIVVARLRELGEAGFRTLVEDTDDVLTVVARFLALLELYREKAVALEQQTPLGELTVRWTGGDAEAAPTVTDEFDRPPERPADPGEKTSPGAERKEERKA, encoded by the coding sequence ATGACCTCGAACGACGCTCCCGCTCCCGGCCCAGGCGCCGTCCGCCGGCGTGCGCTGGGCCGGGGCCCGGGGGCCGTACGGGCCGAACCGGCCGAGCCCGACACCACGCCGGTGACGCCCGCCGGGGCGCCGGCTGGCAGGCCCGTCAAACGGTCGGCACCCGTAGGGCCGCACCCCACGTCTTCGACCCTGCTGGTGGCGTCGGAGCCCGGACCGGCGCCCGTATCCGTGTCAGAGCCGCAGGTGGCGGAGGACCCCGAAGCGCAGACCGGGGCGAAGGCGCGGGCCGGGAACCAGGTCGAGCCGTCGGCCGGAGGGGCGTCGCCCCGCTCCGAAGACCACACCGACGGCGTCTTCAAGGTGCGCCTCGCCAATTTCGAGGGCCCCTTCGACCTGCTCCTGCAGCTGATTTCCCAACACAAGATGGACGTCACCGAGGTGGCCCTGTCCAGGGTGACCGACGAGTTCATGGCGCACATCCGGGCCATGGGACCGGACTGGGACCTGGACCAGACGTCCGAGTTCCTGGTCGTGGCGGCCACCCTGCTGGACCTCAAAACAGCCCGGCTACTACCCGTCGCCGACGTGGAGGACGAGGCCGACCTGGCCCTGCTGGAGGCTCGGGACCTGTTGTTCGCGCGCCTGCTGCAGTACCGCGCGTACAAACAGATCGCGGACATCTTCAGCGAGCGCTTGGCGGAGGAGTCCCGCCGCCACCCCCGTACGGTCGGCCTGGAACCCGAACACGCCGAGCTGCTGCCCGAGGTCGTCATCAGTATCGGCCCCGAGGGCTTCGCCAGGTTGGCGGTCAAGGCGATGCAGCCCAAGCCGAAGCCGCAGGTGTACGTGGACCACATCCATGCACCGCTGGTCAGCGTCCGGGAGCAGGCGGGCATCGTGGTCGCCCGCCTCCGGGAGCTGGGTGAGGCCGGCTTCCGGACCCTGGTCGAGGACACCGACGACGTCCTCACCGTCGTGGCGCGGTTTCTCGCCCTGCTGGAGCTGTACCGCGAGAAGGCCGTCGCCCTGGAGCAGCAGACCCCGCTCGGGGAGCTGACCGTGCGCTGGACCGGCGGGGACGCGGAGGCGGCGCCGACGGTCACCGACGAGTTCGACCGGCCGCCCGAACGGCCCGCGGACCCCGGGGAGAAGACCAGCCCCGGGGCGGAGCGGAAGGAGGAGAGGAAGGCATGA
- a CDS encoding pseudouridine synthase produces MRSSGSGRNSGRGNHRGAGNNRDERQGQGRPRKPRPEERRYDVGPGASQDGPKSGRGGTARGGAKGGPKKAQQPGQRGRTAPARSREYEARAEERNRERYAGKKDVKLPKTFPGAEQEGERLQKVLARAGYGSRRACEELIDQARVEINGEIVTEQGRRVDPEKDEVKVDGLTVATQSYQFFSLNKPAGVVSTMEDPEGRQCLGDYVTNRETRLFHVGRLDTETEGVILLTNHGELAHRLTHPKYGVKKTYLAHIVGPIPRDLGKQLKDGIQLEDGYARADHFRVVEQTGKNYLVEVTLHEGRKHIVRRMLAEAGFPVDRLVRTAFGPITLGDQKSGWLRRLSNTEVGMLMQEVDL; encoded by the coding sequence ATGCGAAGCAGCGGCAGCGGCAGGAACAGCGGACGCGGCAACCACCGCGGCGCCGGCAACAACAGGGACGAGCGGCAGGGGCAGGGCCGCCCCCGCAAGCCCCGCCCCGAGGAGCGCCGCTACGACGTGGGCCCCGGCGCCTCCCAGGACGGTCCCAAGTCCGGGCGCGGCGGCACGGCCCGTGGCGGCGCCAAGGGCGGTCCGAAGAAGGCACAGCAGCCCGGTCAGCGCGGCCGTACGGCGCCGGCACGTTCGCGTGAGTACGAGGCGCGGGCGGAGGAACGCAATCGGGAACGGTACGCGGGCAAGAAGGACGTCAAGCTGCCCAAGACCTTCCCGGGCGCCGAACAGGAGGGCGAACGGCTGCAGAAGGTCCTCGCGCGCGCGGGCTACGGCTCCAGGCGGGCCTGCGAGGAACTGATCGACCAGGCCCGGGTCGAGATCAACGGTGAGATCGTCACCGAGCAGGGCCGCCGGGTGGACCCGGAGAAGGACGAGGTCAAGGTCGACGGTCTGACGGTCGCGACGCAGTCGTACCAGTTCTTCTCATTGAACAAGCCCGCCGGTGTCGTCTCCACCATGGAGGACCCGGAGGGCCGTCAGTGCCTCGGCGACTACGTCACCAACCGTGAGACCCGTCTCTTCCACGTCGGTCGGCTCGACACCGAGACCGAGGGCGTCATCCTGCTCACCAACCATGGCGAGCTGGCCCACCGCCTCACCCACCCGAAGTACGGCGTGAAGAAGACCTACCTCGCGCACATCGTCGGCCCGATCCCCCGTGACCTGGGCAAGCAGCTGAAGGACGGCATCCAGCTGGAGGACGGCTACGCCCGCGCGGACCACTTCCGGGTCGTGGAGCAGACCGGCAAGAACTACCTGGTCGAGGTGACCCTGCACGAGGGGCGCAAGCACATCGTGCGGCGCATGCTGGCCGAGGCCGGCTTCCCCGTCGACAGGCTGGTGCGCACCGCCTTCGGCCCGATCACGCTCGGCGACCAGAAGTCGGGCTGGCTGCGCCGCCTGTCGAACACGGAGGTCGGCATGTTGATGCAGGAAGTCGACCTCTAG
- a CDS encoding ADP-ribosylglycohydrolase family protein: MTTRPASKRAATGSLLGLALGDALGFPTEFNDVPSILAKCGPWREMELPARAFVSDDTQMTLALGRALRTAMERGFLAPERLERPLREEFVDWYRSPENNRAPGNTCLRACSLLVKEGLHWQDASQIGSKGCGANMRVAPLGLVPALSDEQRSGAAQLQSALTHGHPTALAASDLTARAVHLLAQGVDPAGLVDALRSYALQNRTRYHHAWLGDLWTRSQDPGPEHFIARGWDECLAILHRLQEAARTVSPEADPCLATGEGWIAEEAFATGLLCFLLFPDEPVTALRRAACSAGDSDSVACLTGAFAGAWLGADAWPAEWAERIEHRGDLLELGALWDA; this comes from the coding sequence ATGACCACGCGTCCGGCGAGCAAGCGCGCTGCCACCGGTTCCCTCCTCGGTCTCGCGCTCGGTGACGCCCTGGGCTTCCCGACCGAGTTCAACGACGTGCCGTCGATCCTCGCCAAGTGCGGCCCGTGGCGGGAGATGGAACTGCCCGCTCGCGCGTTCGTCTCCGACGACACGCAGATGACCCTCGCGCTCGGACGCGCGCTCCGGACGGCCATGGAGCGCGGATTCCTGGCGCCGGAGCGGCTGGAGCGTCCGCTGCGCGAGGAGTTCGTGGACTGGTACCGGTCGCCGGAGAACAACCGGGCCCCGGGCAACACCTGCCTGCGGGCGTGCAGTCTCCTCGTGAAGGAGGGGCTGCACTGGCAGGACGCCAGCCAGATCGGCTCCAAGGGGTGCGGTGCCAACATGCGCGTGGCCCCCCTCGGGCTCGTCCCCGCACTGAGCGACGAACAACGCTCCGGGGCCGCCCAGTTGCAGTCCGCGCTCACGCACGGTCACCCCACCGCTCTGGCCGCCTCCGACCTCACCGCCCGGGCCGTCCACCTGCTGGCCCAAGGCGTCGATCCGGCGGGGCTGGTCGACGCCCTGCGCTCGTACGCGCTTCAGAACCGCACCCGCTACCACCACGCCTGGCTCGGCGATCTGTGGACCCGCTCCCAGGACCCCGGCCCCGAGCATTTCATCGCGCGCGGCTGGGACGAGTGCCTGGCGATCCTGCACCGCCTCCAGGAGGCCGCGCGGACCGTCTCGCCGGAGGCCGACCCGTGCCTGGCCACCGGCGAGGGCTGGATCGCCGAGGAGGCGTTCGCCACCGGGCTGCTGTGCTTCCTGCTCTTTCCGGACGAGCCCGTCACCGCCCTGCGCCGGGCCGCATGCTCGGCCGGTGACTCCGACTCCGTCGCCTGCCTCACCGGGGCCTTCGCGGGCGCCTGGCTGGGCGCGGACGCCTGGCCAGCCGAGTGGGCCGAGCGCATCGAGCACCGGGGCGACCTGTTGGAGCTGGGGGCGCTCTGGGACGCTTAG
- the scpB gene encoding SMC-Scp complex subunit ScpB, whose translation MSEETAELPAEPRGTAGLALKPALEAMLMVVDEPATEEQLARMLERPRRSIADALRELADEYTVQGRGFELRFVAGGWRFSTRAAYAPAVERLVLDGRTARLTQAALETLAVVAYRQPVSRSRVSAVRGVNCDGVMRTLLQRGLVEEAGTEPETGAILYGTTDYFLERMGLRGLDELPELAPFLPEAEAIEAETQEGVPSFDPDAPDASGGQNADD comes from the coding sequence ATGAGCGAGGAGACCGCAGAGCTCCCGGCGGAGCCACGAGGCACCGCCGGCCTTGCCCTGAAGCCAGCTCTGGAGGCGATGCTCATGGTCGTGGACGAGCCCGCGACCGAGGAACAATTGGCGAGGATGCTCGAACGGCCCAGGCGGTCCATCGCGGACGCGCTGCGCGAGCTGGCCGACGAGTACACCGTGCAGGGCCGTGGCTTCGAGCTGCGGTTCGTCGCAGGCGGCTGGCGCTTCTCCACCCGTGCCGCCTATGCGCCGGCCGTCGAGCGGCTGGTGCTGGACGGCCGGACGGCCCGGCTCACCCAGGCGGCGCTGGAAACCCTCGCGGTCGTCGCCTACCGTCAGCCGGTCAGCCGCAGCAGGGTTTCCGCGGTGCGCGGAGTCAACTGCGACGGCGTGATGCGCACCCTCCTCCAGCGCGGTCTGGTCGAGGAGGCGGGCACGGAACCCGAAACAGGTGCGATCCTGTATGGGACGACGGACTACTTCCTGGAGCGGATGGGCCTGCGTGGTCTGGACGAGCTTCCGGAGCTCGCGCCCTTCCTCCCCGAGGCGGAGGCGATCGAGGCCGAGACCCAGGAGGGAGTCCCGTCGTTCGACCCGGACGCGCCCGACGCGTCCGGCGGTCAGAACGCAGACGACTAA